The genome window GCAGGATTGCCGGATTGCCCACAAGACTGAGCTTCTGCATTTCACGCCATTTATCTGCGGGCAGATTACGCAGCGCATAGATGGAGGTGAGCGAGCGCAAGGCATTGGCCAGCAGCCGCTGATGGGGTATGAACTCCTCGCCAAGCTTCTTCAGCGGCACCTCGTAATCGAGTATCATCTGCCCGAGGCGTGGAAAGCCTGTGTCTGCCTGATTATTTTGCAGCTCATAGGCGGCATTGTAAAGACCCAGCACAGCTTTGCGATCCTCGACGCGGGATAGCACAATCATCAGCGAGACATAGGTAACCACCAGGTCCAAATAGTTTTTAGTCAGCTCAAAGTTGAGTGTTATGTCCAAGTGGATTTGGCAAGCATCCATGGTGGTCAGCAGTTCGCAGACATTGTCCTTAAAGTCTAGCAGATCGACAAACGTGTGGTAATAAAGCGATAGCGACTTTATTATCTCCGCCTTGATGTTCACTATAGCGTTAAGACCCTTGACATCGATGTTGGGAAAACGCTTCACAATGAATTTGATGGAGGACTCCAGGGACTTTTCGGAAAGGAAGCCCGGCTTCGATTTGGTGTCGCCGCATGCCTTTTTTATGTTGTAGATGCGCGTAAGTATTCCTAGGCCTCGATCATTCAATATGATCAACTTTTCAGCTATCTTTTGCTGATTGGGAAAAATTGGGCGTGCCATTTTATCACTCTCCCAATGAGATAGACAGACGCAGCTGTCTGTAGTTAAATCACCAAATAGATAATTTCAAATAGCGTAGGATACGCCAAACACCGGCGCCGAACGTTAGACCAAGCTATTTGGTTTTCTTAATGCACTCGTATTTATTTACGGAACTTTTTACTTAACTAATTGAAACACGGCAACACAAAATGTacacattcttttttttgcgtttatcgataaattgcattcattaacataaatattgagtTGCGGTACTCGTTACTTGCGACGAGTACATGTAACTATTTTGCGTGcagatatatcgatatatttatcggtatatttaagaattaagCATCTCTCACACCAGAGCGAATAAATCGCAGCGGCTGCGGCGAATAAACCTCAGCGAATTTATTCGCGGTTTTTTTATTCGCTAAAATGTCTTCGTCAGATGAAGAAGTTATTTTATTAACGTTGTtagtagaagaagaaaatgagaaaaatgtGTGAGTAttaaatgttgtattttttgtgattgtttattttaagattatattattaaattaggaataaaaaaagtttggGTACATCCCATAAATGCAGAGAGGCATTCCCATTGAGAGTTCACCATTACAGGGAGCCAATTTCATCAGAAGAACGATTGGCAATCTTTTTAAGGTAATATTAACTGGATGAATTTTCCTCAAGATTCGCTATTTCTTCCTCCATAAtaagttttgcaattttaaattttatgtgaGCCTGTCTCCTCGGactgaattttttaattgtttgggCATAcgccataaacaaaatatcaaGATCGTCGGGCGtttgcaaatattcaattacaTCCTTCACGAAGGACGTTGGTTGTGTGGTAGATCTTTTCAAGCGCTTCAATGGAGTTCTTTCAGTATCAACGGCAGGAATTGATGCGATAGATTGTTTCAATTCATCATTGCTCTCTTCATATTCAATTACATCCTTCACGGATGACGTTGATTGTGGTGTAGATCTTTTCAAGGGCTTCAAATCAGGTCTTTCAGTATCAACGGCAGGAATTGATACGATAGATTGGTTCAATTCATCATTGATCTCGTCATCCATATGCGATTCTGGTGATTCTTCTTTGCATTGAAAAGCTTCCGTGAATGAAAATGGTTCAGATGGTTCAATGCAACTGACATTCGAAGACGTTTTAGTAGACGAAATAAATGGACGAAAGCTTTCCATTTGTTTGGCCCAAATCCATGTTTTATGAACAGCGGATTGCCCTGTAGTACATTTTGTTGACCTCACATATTTTGAAAAGGAGTCTCgtaaatttttccattttttttttatttcatcacctaaaaatataaaaaaataattagttatttttaatttcacagATTCCTTGCAACTGAAGACAGTTTTCATACAATTGGGCACAGTTATCGTGTTGGATTTTCTACAGTTGGTAGCATTATAACGGATGTTGGCGAAGCAATtgtaaaaaatttagaatCAATTTACATGCCTGAGCCAACTGAAACCATGTGGAAGCAATCGCCGGAAAATTTTTTAAGTGGCAGTTTCCAAATTGCATTGGATGCATTGATGAAAAACACTTTAATATAAAACGATCAAAGAAAACTGGATCGACTACACAACTGTTTCATTGTACGAAAACTGAACTTAATTTGATAAAGCAAGATAATTACCACTTTCTTCCAGCTCCAATCCAATTTCGTTCCATATCCTGTCCTTTTTTCTGATGTTTTTGTAGTCCTCGTCCTCTAAATCGtacaatattttatgtttttttactAATTCAATAAGCAGCTCCACTTTTGCCATTGCTTACATTAGTGCAATTGTAAATGACAACAAATGATAGCCATGAAAAAAGACATTGCGCATAAACAGCTAAACGCATAAACGTCACATGTGatgatttttaataaatattttttcaataaaagtgaTTGATTATAAGTTAAAAACTGCTTCtcgtattatattattataattatattacatcaaaatccaaaatatagtaatttaacatGTAAACAAGGCAAAAATTGAACACATGCATCACATGTGACGTCATCAGCGCAGAGCACGAGCAAATTTCTGCGCAATCTAATTTTATCGTTCTTGGCGGCAAGCGAAAGAAACGCTACATGCGCGGTTGCGGAAAAAATTCGCCTTCAAAACGAATTCGCTCCGCTTTGGTATGCATTcgcgccgctgccgctgcgatTTATTCGCTCTGGTGTGAGAGATGCTTTATGTTAACTACATATTGGaaagtttataatttaataaaaataacagaaactaaaaacaactttaataatttcttttttgtatacacgatttacaaaaaaaaatatctaaataCAAAAGAAGTGCATCCGAGTCGGCCATCACAAATTACGGtatatttcgatatatttttgtacgTTAAATGGTACATTTTGAAACTTTACTTGCGGTCACTTTGATCAGCACATGTTGTTGCCATCACCGCAGTTTTTCCTCAGGAAATTCAGTTTGAAATAGAAGAGGTGCGTATaggaatttataatttactgAAAAATCTCAATATAAGctagattttaattaattaaattaaacagaaATGAGCGCTGCAAGAAAACTTGAGCGTGCTGACGTGTGTCGGGTGCCGGAGAACATCAACTTTCCTGCTGAAGAAGACAATGTGCTACAGCAATGGCGTGACGAAAAGATCTTTGAGAAGTGCAGTCAGCTCTCAAAGGGAAAGCCCAAGTAAGAAATGCATGCAATTGTTGCATCAGCCAAACTTCTAATGACTcacaattgtttttgttgctttattttgtttcatgACACCTAGATACACTTTCTATGATGGGCCGCCATTTGCAACCGGCTTGCCGCATTATGGGCACATTCTGGCTGGTACCATCAAGGACATTGTGACACGCTATGCCTATCAGCAGGGTTACCACGTGGATCGTCGCTTCGGCTGGGATTGTCACGGTCTGCCTGTGGAATTCGAGATCGATAAGTTGCTCAACATCAAAGGTCCTGAGGATGTGGCAAAAATGGGCATTAAAGCGTATAACGCCGAGTGTCGCAAGATTGTCATGCGCTATGCTGATGAATGGGAAACTGTTGTGACGCGTGTGGGTCGCTGGATTGATTTCAAGAACGATTACAAGACATTGTATCCCTGGTACATGGAGTCCATCTGGTGGATCTTCAAGCAGCTGTTCGACAAAGGTTTGGTCTACCAAGGTGTCAAGGTGATGCCCTATTCAACTGCGTGCACAACATCGCTATCCAACTTTGAGGCTAATCAAAACTACAAGGAGGTCGTTGATCCATGTGTTGTGGTAGCTCTTGAGGCTGTAACGCTGCCCAACACATACTTCCTGGTGTGGACAACAACGCCCTGGACATTGCCTTCGAATTTCGCCTGTTGCGTTAATGCTAAAATGAATTACGTAAAGGTGAGTTGAAATATTGTTCttgctttaaatttgcatatttattcattcactATTTCTACGTCATTTGCCAGGTGCGCGATGTGAAGACTGATCGTCTTTATGTGCTCGCCGAGTCGCGATTGAGCTACGTCTACAAGACGGAGGCAGAGTACGAGGTGAAGGAGAAGTTTACGGGCGACAAGCTCAAGGGATTGCACTACAAACCGCTCTTCCCTTACTTTGCTCAACGTGGTGCTGAGGTAAAGGCGCATCGTGTGCTGGTGGATGATTATGTGACTGAGGATTCGGGTACTGGCATTGTCCACAATGCACCTTACTTTGGCGAGGACGATTACCGCGTCTGCTTGGCAGCCGGTTTAATCACCAAGTCCAGCGATGTAATTTGCCCCTTGGATGATAGCGGTCGCTTTACAGCAGAGGTGCCCGATTTCCAAGGTCAGTACGTTAAGGATGCGGATAAGAACATCATGGCCAGTTTGAAGGCCAGCGGCAATTTGGTCTCCAGCGGTCAAGTTAAGCATAGTTATCCATTCTGCTGGCGTTCGGATACGCCGTTGATCTACAAGGCGGTTCCTTCCTGGTTCGTGCGTGTTGAGCATATGTCCAAGAACTTGCTGGCCTGCAGCTCTCAGACTTACTGGGTGCCCGACTTCGTGAAGGAGAAGCGTTTCGGTAACTGGCTGAAGGAGGCTAGAGATTGGGCTGTAAGTTTACGCTGGTTGCTTGCCAACTCTCGTGATTAACGTATTGTCTTTTTAGATTTCTCGTAATCGCTACTGGGGCACTCCCATTCCCATTTGGCGTTCACCGAGCGGTGATGAGACTGTTGTCATCGGCAGCATCAAGCAACTGGCAGAGCTATCTGGCGTGCTAGTGGAAGATTTGCATCGTGAGACCATCGATGACATTGAGATTCCTTCGGCGGTGCCCGGCAATCCTCCATTGCGTCGCATTGCGCCTGTTTTCGATTGCTGGTTCGAATCTGGTTCTATGCCATTCGCACAACAGCATTTTCCCTTCGAGAATGAGAAGGACTTTATGAATAATTTCCCTGCTGATTTTATTGCTGAGGGTATTGATCAGACTCGCGGCTGGTTCTACACTCTGCTCGTCATCTCGACGGCGCTGTTTAACAAGGCGCCATTCAAGAACCTAATTGCCAGTGGTTTAGTTCTGGCCGCCGATGGTCAGAAGATGTCAAAGCGCAAGAAGAACTATCCAGATCCCATGGAAGTGGTGCACAAATATGGTGCAGATGCTTTGCGTTTGTATCTAATCAACTCGCCAGTTGTGCGCGCTGAAAGTTTGCGATTCAAGGAAGAGGGCGTGCGTGATATCATCAAGGATGTCTTCTTGCCGTGGTACAATGCTTATCGCTTCCTGCTGCAAAACATTGTGCGCTACGAAAAGGAAGAGCTGGGCGGCAAGTCGCTGTACACCTACGAGAGGGCACGTCATTTGCAGAGCATGGAGAATGCTTCGGTTATCGATGTGTGGATTTTGTCATTCAAGGAATCGCTGTTGGAGTTCTTTGCCACTGAGATGAAGATGTACCGTCTCTACACTGTGGTGCCCAGACTCACCAAGTTCATTGACCAGTTGACCAACTGGTAAGCAGACTCTTGATTACCTTGCAATTCAGATAACTAAAATTTTTCTTCTAAGGTATGTGCGCTTAAACCGTCGTCGCATCAAGGGTGAAATGGGCACTGAACAGTGCATTCAATCATTGGATACGCTCTACGATGTGCTGTACACAATGGTTAAGATGATGGCACCTTTTACACCTTTCTTGACCGAATACATCTTCCAACGACTCGTGCTGTTCCAGCCTAAAGGAACCTTGGAGCACACTGACTCCGTGCACTACCAAATGATGCCTGCGAGTCAACGCAAGTTTATTCGCAGCGATATCGAACGATCTGTTGCACTGATGCAGTCTGTGGTTGAGTTGGGACGAGTGATGCGCGATCGTCGCACTCTGCCTGTAAAGTATCCCGTTTCGGAGATCATTGTGATCCACAAGGATCAGCAGACGCTGGAGGAGATCAAGAGCTTGCAAGACTTTATCCTCAGCGAACTCAATGTGCGCAAGCTGACGCTCAGCTCTGAGAAGGAAAAGTATGGAGTAACATTGCGTGCTGAACCAGACCACAAGGTGAGCTATTAAAGCTATTTTGTAAGAGTTTAAAAtgctaatttaaattttcattaattacaGACGCTTGGTCAACGCCTGAAGGGCAACTTTAAGGCTGTTATGGCAGCTATCAAGGCGCTGAAGGATGAAGAGATTCAAAAGCAGGTTGCCCAGGGCTACTTTAACATTTTGGATCAGCGCATTGAGCTGGACGAAGTGCGTGTTATCTATTGCACGTCCGATAAGGTTGGAGGAAACTTTGAAGCGCACAGCGACAACGAAGTACTTGTCCTTTTGGACATGACGCCCAACGAGGAGCTGCTTGAGGAGGGTTTGGCTCGTGAAATCATCAATCGCGTGCAGAAGCTCAAGAAGAAAGCACAACTGATACCCACTGATCCTGTTATCATCTATTATGCCCTAAGTGCCAGCAAGAATGCCAAAAAGGAAGTCCTGGAAACACAAGCTCAATTGGAAAAGGTGCTAGTCAACTATGCGGCTATGATCAAGGGTGCTGTCAAATCGGAGTTCATACCATTTAATGCGAAAGAGGCTGCCACGAAACGTCCTATCATCACGGAGCTGGTTGATCTCAAGGGTGTCGATCTAACCCTCACCATTTGTTCCACGGAGGAACTGCAACTGCCGACACTAGCGTGGCTAAATGTTACGCTAGCTGGTGAGCTGCAACCGCGATTCGTCAACAGCAATAAGGCTTCAATATTGCTGCAGCATAATGTCAACAAGGAATACATCACATTGGAAACGCTGCGCACTGAAGTTGAGGTTCTTTTTGGTCTTTATGGCATCAACTATGAACTGTATGTGGTTGATCAGCAGAAAAAGGTTACGGAACTGAAGACTATCGATAAAAGCCTTAGTGGAAAGCTGCTTGTACTTACGCGCAATCCGGAAGCTCTACGCAAATCAACGGACTATGTGGTTGATGCAGCTCCCTATTCAAAGTTCGTCAATCAATCTGGAAGCACAGTTTTTACTGAGAACCCCAAGGGTCACAGTCTGTAGATCCGAAAACTCTATGGAATGACAGGTTGcttagtatttatttacattgtaaactgaaatacgaaataaaaactaaactttttaaaaaagtttcaaataataagaaaatgtattttatcgttaaattatttcttgTATGAGTGCTGAAATTGGTTCATCCAAAATGATTATAAAAAGTAAAcgcacaaatatatttttttgtaattttttatttttattgaaatcgCTTTTATTCGTTATATTATTAGATATTATATATGGTTTTATCATATATATCGGCTTGCCATAAACGTGTGTattatgtgtttgttttgttctctTCTGCTTTGTGTACGATTAACTTTTGTTGTtcaatttttcttattatttttgttttttagacTTAGCTTCATTCTGCATAGCCTGAAGCTTATGCATTGCTTTGTGGAGACGATTTCGtacatttaatacaaatattgatcataatttatttcaagtgTTAATTTCaaagtgtttcttttttgtttttatcaatCTGCTCAATCAGTGTCAATATCAGATCATAATACAAACATGAGTTTTAACGAATTGAAAGTGTGTGTACAATATTGTTGCCTCtggaaaaattgaaaaatttacaCCTCGATCCtgaagaacaaaatatacatactgAGTAAATTTAAGCACAATTGAGTAGACGTAGATACATATTTCAgtcacaattttgtttttagctgatttcaataatttcattttaggTTTTTGGTTAATATAATGCTGCTTAATTTTActacatatacatttatatacgTTTGCTGCATTTATACaattcgtttttcttttctttcattttttgttttgtttttctttttgtgtaaaatagtattttatatcattttgGAAAACGTGAAATTTGGTTTTCTTGATGCTTTTTCTATACACAACATTTCGCATGTCTCTATcgatgcatatacatatattcgaATTATACTTTTGCTTAGCCtttaatgtatattattatatatatttctatatatatatgcttctgtttttctttcggttcttttctttttttatatttataattttatttaataaaattactaaCACTTTAGCTAACTTCTACGTTTTATTCTTAACTCCTTGCTCACTTTGCTCACTTTCACATTATTTAAGTGCtacgtttttgttgttatttgtttcgtttttacgagtttcttttcttttttttttcattaaccTATGCCTAATCCTTAGTGACGATGTGTAGTTTGAGTGTGTCTATATTACAAGGTGTATTtagtttatatgtatgtatgtcatatgGGGGATTGTGGGGGATTGGtgaattatttgtatttatttttatgttcaaGACTTAAATACGAGTATGCGTACTTAGTTTAAATGCTAGTTTATTTATATCTCAATAGTCAATAGTTTAGTTTCAgttataaatagtttaataatatgtatataattataaacaaataaaacactttaGCAAAAGTTAAAGTTTGTGTATTGAaagtgatttaaaaaaaaaataattaaaagttttaaataaaattcggAAAAACCTTAATCTCTAGCATTCAGATTGAAGGCATTAAAAACTGCATTGCTTTTACAAATTAACATGGCAAATATGTTAAactaaatattgcattttaaaaaactaaaatctTAATAGACTAATTACAACAGAAAGCGTTATGAGTAAAGTACTTTGCTGTTTTGTCAACGTTCGATTTCCATTTCGATTTCGGTTGCGATTTGAGTTTGCATTTCgtttcttattctttttttatttttgcaacatTTCAGGTCGTCAGGTCAAATGAAATGTTAGAAATATATCACAATTTGTAAAAAGTATTAATGCATTTTGCCTTCGgaataaaaaatgattaagAAATAGTAGTAGCAGGGTTTTGGTAGACAGAGTTCGTCAATTTAGGGCTTTTGATTTTTGGCTGTcgaaattaagtatacgcgtTTAGAATAAATTCGAGCATTTTGTGAGTCTAAAACAAAATGggttttaaacaattaaatatatgtttaacGCGCGCTTTGTTAAGTGTGTTTAAAGCATGATTAAGTAATTGATAATAagcttgtatgtgtgtgtgagtgtgagtgcgagtatgtatgtatatacaaagcATTTATGAAAATGAAGCTTGTCGcttttctttcgctttttttttcgttttcttttcgtttggAGTAGGAATATGGGCTAGGCTGGGGCTTAGGGGGACTCTTTCAActttttacattaatttatgatttatatatttaatagattACTTAGTTGAGTATGTAGTATTTACTTATATGTTGTCaatatttcgttttttatttatgtatgtttttgttgttgttgtgtaatACTTGTTTGACATTGAATGCAACTGGCTAATTAGACTTTAGTAGACTAAAAACACAAAGGCGCTGTCTTCATTCATTCTGTTCATCTGCTTCTCGTCCTCGTCGTACATTTACTATATGTATTGTGTGGGGAGGAAGCCTTGAagcttttgaaattttaaaaaattacattaattgTTTACATCTGGACTAATCATATGCCTATTGTTTAGCCTAAACTCAACATCAACATAcatatcattttttttgtttttgtttgtttttttttatcgtttACATCCatttatatagaaatttatGCAGTTTTTGCCGAGggttttcttttgctgctgctgtggctgctgacTAATACTAAACTTTAAATGctattaaagtttatattaattatttaagatGAAGTGTATTTTGTAGTGTACTTGTGTCTTGTGTGTATTGTGCTGTTGTATTTCACCTAGATAATTACAAAAACTGCTCCTCAGTTGCCTCGCTGCTCTTCCTCTGCTGATTGGCGGCAATCTTTTCCACGGCTATCAAGTAGTCCAAGTCCTGTTCCTGCTCCACCTCACCATCCGGCCCGTATTCATACTCTTCACCAGCTGCTTCACTTTCTAGCTCCAGCTCCAGGTCTTGCTCCTCCACTCACGCACTCACTTCACCATATTTCTGCTGTTGTCGGCGATTCGAGCTCATTCGGTGGCTGTTGCCAGACTTACGACGCTTGCGTTTGGCATCGCGCTGAAAGGCCACATTGCCAGGATCATCGGCCAGCTGCGGATACTTGTGTATGCTGTGTATATCGATGCCAATCCAGCCATCCACATCTCCATGCTGTATCAGCTCTTCCTTCTCCTCCTCGGTCCAATCGCCACGACCCTGGAAACCAGCTGCCACCAGCTGTTTCTCCAGCTCCCAGGCACGCTCTACAGCACGCTTATGCGCATGCTTCAGGATGCGATGACGCTCCTGCTCGGGGTCCACGCCATACTTGATGATGACCACAGCCTCGGGGCCATGGAGACGCAGTTCCTTAGCAGCACTGCCACCATGATCGCTAATCTCGTGTGTTGATATGTTAAACATGCCACCCAGGCGACGCAGTTCTTCGTTATCGTCGCGCAGCTTCAGCACATTGTCCTTGACAAAGTAGAAGACATCCTGATCGTGTATGCTAAAGTGTAGATCCAAGAAGTAGGAGTTGTTAAACACCGAGCTAACCACATCTTGCACCACGCTATTCGAGCCATCCACAACGCTGACCAACGCACGTCCGCCGATCCTGGAGAGCAACACACCTTCACCGAACACAGCACGACGATAGCTGACACGTGGCAACAGATTGCGCATCTTAGGCTCCATTTTCAGCAGCGGCTTGGGCGCGAAATCGAAGTCACTGAACTTCTCGTTGGTCTTCTCCACAATGCACTCGAGGCCGGAGATCACACCGAAGTCGGGCGCCAGTGTATTGGACTTGATGCTGGCCTGTGGTGTATACTGTGACAGCTTGGTGTAGCGATTGCTCTGCATGTTGTTCAGTTCGTAGCCAAAGAGTCGCAGCCAGGCATCCAGATCGATCATGTAATCCTGTGGTTTGTTGCGATTGATGGGATCGTTGTTGTGATAGCGGTAAATAAACACATCGGTGGGATTGGACATTTCGGTGGCCAGGGTCTCCCAGAGCGGTGTCATCCATTGACCAACCGTGGGATCGTATTGTCGTCGCTCTGTGTAGATCAGTTTGGTGTGCGGATCAATGAGACCGCCATGGAAATCGATGGGCACAAAGAAGTCGGGCTTGGTGTCCTTAATGGTGCGACCGAAAGGCGTGCGCTTAACCTCCTTGACAATGCCGCCATTCATATCAAAGAAAGCGAGAGGCGAACCATTCTGATCGGTGGCCACATAGTAACGCTGCTCAGCATGCTCCAAGGCAATCAACATATCACGATCATCATAGTAGAACTTCATGGTCTTGCCCTGCTCGGGGAAGTGCACGTGACTGACCAGATTGGGTGTCTTGGGGTTGGCATAGAAGTACTGGGTAACGTTGCCCTTGCTATCGTGCC of Drosophila nasuta strain 15112-1781.00 chromosome 3, ASM2355853v1, whole genome shotgun sequence contains these proteins:
- the LOC132789347 gene encoding uncharacterized protein LOC132789347, which translates into the protein MAKVELLIELVKKHKILYDLEDEDYKNIRKKDRIWNEIGLELEESGDEIKKKWKNLRDSFSKYVRSTKCTTGQSAVHKTWIWAKQMESFRPFISSTKTSSNVSCIEPSEPFSFTEAFQCKEESPESHMDDEINDELNQSIVSIPAVDTERPDLKPLKRSTPQSTSSVKDVIEYEESNDELKQSIASIPAVDTERTPLKRLKRSTTQPTSFVKDVIEYLQTPDDLDILFMAYAQTIKKFSPRRQAHIKFKIAKLIMEEEIANLEENSSS
- the LOC132789344 gene encoding isoleucine--tRNA ligase, cytoplasmic, whose amino-acid sequence is MSAARKLERADVCRVPENINFPAEEDNVLQQWRDEKIFEKCSQLSKGKPKYTFYDGPPFATGLPHYGHILAGTIKDIVTRYAYQQGYHVDRRFGWDCHGLPVEFEIDKLLNIKGPEDVAKMGIKAYNAECRKIVMRYADEWETVVTRVGRWIDFKNDYKTLYPWYMESIWWIFKQLFDKGLVYQGVKVMPYSTACTTSLSNFEANQNYKEVVDPCVVVALEAVTLPNTYFLVWTTTPWTLPSNFACCVNAKMNYVKVRDVKTDRLYVLAESRLSYVYKTEAEYEVKEKFTGDKLKGLHYKPLFPYFAQRGAEVKAHRVLVDDYVTEDSGTGIVHNAPYFGEDDYRVCLAAGLITKSSDVICPLDDSGRFTAEVPDFQGQYVKDADKNIMASLKASGNLVSSGQVKHSYPFCWRSDTPLIYKAVPSWFVRVEHMSKNLLACSSQTYWVPDFVKEKRFGNWLKEARDWAISRNRYWGTPIPIWRSPSGDETVVIGSIKQLAELSGVLVEDLHRETIDDIEIPSAVPGNPPLRRIAPVFDCWFESGSMPFAQQHFPFENEKDFMNNFPADFIAEGIDQTRGWFYTLLVISTALFNKAPFKNLIASGLVLAADGQKMSKRKKNYPDPMEVVHKYGADALRLYLINSPVVRAESLRFKEEGVRDIIKDVFLPWYNAYRFLLQNIVRYEKEELGGKSLYTYERARHLQSMENASVIDVWILSFKESLLEFFATEMKMYRLYTVVPRLTKFIDQLTNWYVRLNRRRIKGEMGTEQCIQSLDTLYDVLYTMVKMMAPFTPFLTEYIFQRLVLFQPKGTLEHTDSVHYQMMPASQRKFIRSDIERSVALMQSVVELGRVMRDRRTLPVKYPVSEIIVIHKDQQTLEEIKSLQDFILSELNVRKLTLSSEKEKYGVTLRAEPDHKTLGQRLKGNFKAVMAAIKALKDEEIQKQVAQGYFNILDQRIELDEVRVIYCTSDKVGGNFEAHSDNEVLVLLDMTPNEELLEEGLAREIINRVQKLKKKAQLIPTDPVIIYYALSASKNAKKEVLETQAQLEKVLVNYAAMIKGAVKSEFIPFNAKEAATKRPIITELVDLKGVDLTLTICSTEELQLPTLAWLNVTLAGELQPRFVNSNKASILLQHNVNKEYITLETLRTEVEVLFGLYGINYELYVVDQQKKVTELKTIDKSLSGKLLVLTRNPEALRKSTDYVVDAAPYSKFVNQSGSTVFTENPKGHSL